The following nucleotide sequence is from Neokomagataea tanensis.
AAGGGCCTCCATAAAACTTCGTTTTGACCAAATGATTGAAGCTGGTGCTCTTGATGAAGTGGCTGCCTTGGTAGAGCGCGGGCTGGATACGGCTTTGCCAGCAATGCGCGCCCACGGTGTGCCTGAATTATCGGCGGTATTACGCCAAGACACTTCTTTGGAAGAAGCGTGCGATGCTGCTGTGTTGGCTACTGGCCGCTACACGCGCAGGCAGGCGACTTGGTTTAGACATCATACTCTGGGCAAAAAAGAAGATTCTATGGATTTGTTGCGCAGATACCCCTCATTTGAGCAAGATTCGGAAAATTATAAAGAAAAAATACAGAATTTTATATCAAAACGCGTTGACCTTCGCGGCGTGGCGTCCTAAACCCGGCACTCTAAACGCCATTGGGAGGATAGTGGTGACGGATCTTGCGGCGCCCAAAGCCGATGAACACACAAAAACGCTGAACCCTGCAACACTTAACGGTGCAGAAGTCCTTCTTCGCGTCCTGAGTGAGCTCGGTGTTGAGGTCGTGTTCGGCTATCCGGGCGGAGCGGTGCTGCCGATTTACGATGCATTGTTCAAGCAAGATCACATTCGCCACATCCTTGTTCGCCACGAGCAGGCTGCTGTGCATGCAGCTGAAGCGTATGCGCGCTCAACAGGTAAGACCGGTGTCGTTTTGGTAACGTCAGGGCCTGGCGCTACCAACGCGGTGACTGGTTTGGTTGATGCGTTGATGGATTCCATCCCGCTGGTTTGTTTGAGTGGTCAGGTTCCGACGAAACTGATCGGAAATGATGCCTTTCAAGAAGCTGACACAACGGGAATTACCCGGCCGGCGACTAAACACAATTATCTGGTTCGTACGCCGGAAACTTTGGCCCCTATCGTGCGCGAGGCTTTTGCTGTGGCACAAGGTGGGCGCCCTGGGCCGGTGCTGATCGACCTGCCTAAGGATATTACGGTAGGTAAAGCGCCGTTGACGCCGCCGGCTCCTACGCCAGCGATGAAGCGTTTGCAGAAAATTGCAGCGCAAAATCGGCCAGCGCAGGACGCCATCGCGCGTACGATTGAGGCGATGAAGACGGCAAAGAAGCCGCTTTTCTATACGGGTGGGGGTATTATAAACTCTGGCCCGCATGCAGCTGAGTTGTTGCGCGCTTTAGCACGCAAAACGGGTTTTCCGGTTACGTCGACGCTTATGGGGCTGGGCGCATTTCCTTCCCCTGACCCACAGTTTTTGGGCATGCTGGGCATGCACGGTGCTGTGGAGGCGAATATGGCAACGCATGGTTGTGACCTGCTGATTGCCCTTGGTGTGCGTTTCGATGACCGCGTGACAGGTCGTGTCGATGCGTTCTCGCCGAACTCTTTCAAAGTTCACGCTGATATTGACCCGAGCCAGATTGATAAAATCATCCCTGTGGATGTTCGTCTAGAAGGTGATGTGGGTGAAACCTTGGAAGCTTTGCTGGCAGCATGGGGTGAAACTGAGGCCCCGGACCTGACGCAGTGGTGGAACCAAATTGCCTCGTGGCGGAGCGTTGATGGCTTCGGTTTCACGCAGGACATGACACCTGAGGCGGTTATCCGCCCGCAATATGCCATTCAGCGTTTGTACGAGTTGGTGCAAGAAAGTGGCCGTGATACCTTCGTATCAACGGAAGTTGGTCAGCATCAGATGTGGGCTGCGCAGCACTTCCAGTTCGATAAACCTAACCGTTGGCTAACATCCGGCGGTTTGGGTACGATGGGATACGGTTTGCCTGCTGCGGTTGGGGCGCAGGTTGCGCATCCCGATGCGCTGGTGATCGATATAGCGGGAGAAGCGTCCACCCTGATGAACATTCAGGAGCTGGGAACAATTGCGCAATATCGCCTGCCGGTTAAAATTTTCATTCTAAATAACCGCTATATGGGGATGGTGCGCCAGTGGCAGGAATTGCTGCATGGCTCGCGCTACTCACAATCTTACAGTGAGGCATTGCCTGACTTTGTGAAGCTTGCTGAGTCTTTCCATGGGACGGGCATGCGTGCGCGGAATGTGGGTGAGCTGGATAAGGTCATTCGTGACATGTTGGCGCATGATGGCCCAGTCATAGCGGATATTTGTGTAGCGGAAGGTGAAAATTGCTACCCGATGATTCCATCAGGTGCAGCGCATAACCAGATGTTGCTTGGCCCAGATCAGGATTCAGCCGCAGCAGGGCTGACCGAAGAAGGGATGATGTTGGTCTAATGTCTGATTCAATTACAGCAGATATCATCCAGAACTCGGTCATCTCGGTTCTGATTGAAGATGAGAGCGGCGCTCTGGCGCGCGTTGTTGGCCTGTTCTCTGGCCGTGGCTACAATATTTCTAGCCTCACTGTGGCTCAGGTCGATGCCCGTCAGGGGTTATCCCGTATCACTGTTTTGACCTCCGGAACGCCGATGGTCATTCAGCAGATTAAAGCACAGTTGAAGCGCCTTGTGCCTGTGCATGCGGTGTCTGATTTGACGCAGGAGGGGGCTTTTGTTGGTCGTGAATTGGCTTTGGTGAAGATTGTTTCATCAGGGGAAGATCGGACCGAAGCCCTGCGTATAGCGGAATCTTTCCGGGCGCGGCGTGTAGACAGCACGGCGACAAGTTTTGTGTTTGAGCTTACCGGTTCACCGGAAAAGATCGACGCGTTTATTGAGTTGATGCGCAATCTCGGCTTGGCCGATGTTTCGCGGACAGGGATTGCTGCGATAGCGCGTGGTCCTGAAGTTTTTGCACCTTTGGTATTTCACCCCAGCGAGGAGACAGTCTGATGCGGGTTTATTATGATCGTGATGCTGACCTGAACCTGATCAAAAGCAAGAAGGTCGCGATTATTGGTTATGGCAGCCAAGGCCACGCCCATGCCAACAACCTGCGCGATAGCGGCGTATCTGACCTTGTTATTGGTCTGCGTCCAACGTCTTCCGCTGTGAAGAAGGCTGAAGGTGCGGGCTTCAAGGTAATGGGACCGTCAGAGGCAGCAGCTTGGGCTGATGTCGTTATGGTTCTGACGCCTGATGAAGGCCAAGGCGCTCTCTACAAGGACCATCTCGAAGCGAATTTGAAGCAGGGCGCAGCGCTTGCTTTTGCGCATGGTCTGTCCATTCATTTCCGCATCATCGAAGCGCGCCCTGATCTGGACGTGTTCTTGATTGCGCCAAAGGGCCCAGGTCACACAGTGCGTTCAGAATACCAGAAGGGTGGTGGTGTGCCGTCTCTGGTTGCTGTTGCACAGAACGCTTCAGGCCAGGCGCTGGACATTGCTCTGTCCTACGCATCGGCAAATGGTGGTGGCCGTGCAGGTATCATCGAGACGTCCTTCAAGGAAGAAGTAGAGACGGATCTGTTCGGTGAGCAGGCTGTTCTGTGCGGTGGTGCGGTTGAACTGATCCGCGCTGGTTTCGAAACGCTGGTTGAAGCGGGCTACGCACCGGAAATGGCGTATTTCGAGTGCTTGCATGAGCTGAAGCTGATCGTTGACCTGCTGTATGAAGGCGGGATCTCGAACATGAACTACTCCATCTCTAACACAGCAGAGTATGGTGAGTATGTGACGGGCCCACGCATTATCACGCCTGAAACAAAGGCTGAAATGAAGCGCGTCCTGACGGATATTCAGGATGGTACGTTCGTACGCAACTTCATCCTTGAGAACCAGTCAGGCGGCGTAGGCTTCAAAGCGATTCGCGCCCGTAATGACGCGCATCAGATTGAAGAAACGGGTGCTAAGCTCCGCGCTATGATGCCTTGGATTGCCAAGAGCAAACTGGTCGATAAAGAGCGCAACTAAGCTCGAATATGACATTTCTTGGGTGGTTTGCTGAAAGGTTTTTGACAATTCACGAATCACCTAAGAAAAGCCTTGCATCTAGGTGGGATAGCGCTGTATCCAGCCCCCACCTGGCCCAAGGGGGCGATTGACGCCCAACAGGCCGTCTACTGGTTTGGGGGTACGTGATGAACGCACTTGCTCAACTGGGGATGGTATCGGAACACCCGAGAGATATCCAGAACAGCGAAGCTCACTCTGTTGAAGAGGAGCGCAAGGACTATTTTATCGAGCGCGACGGTGAACGTTTCGCGGGGAATCACATCTTGGTCGACTTTTGGGACGCGAGCAACCTCGACGATCCAAAGCGCATTGATGAGACTCTTTGCGAGGGTGCC
It contains:
- the ilvN gene encoding acetolactate synthase small subunit → MSDSITADIIQNSVISVLIEDESGALARVVGLFSGRGYNISSLTVAQVDARQGLSRITVLTSGTPMVIQQIKAQLKRLVPVHAVSDLTQEGAFVGRELALVKIVSSGEDRTEALRIAESFRARRVDSTATSFVFELTGSPEKIDAFIELMRNLGLADVSRTGIAAIARGPEVFAPLVFHPSEETV
- the ilvB gene encoding biosynthetic-type acetolactate synthase large subunit, with amino-acid sequence MTDLAAPKADEHTKTLNPATLNGAEVLLRVLSELGVEVVFGYPGGAVLPIYDALFKQDHIRHILVRHEQAAVHAAEAYARSTGKTGVVLVTSGPGATNAVTGLVDALMDSIPLVCLSGQVPTKLIGNDAFQEADTTGITRPATKHNYLVRTPETLAPIVREAFAVAQGGRPGPVLIDLPKDITVGKAPLTPPAPTPAMKRLQKIAAQNRPAQDAIARTIEAMKTAKKPLFYTGGGIINSGPHAAELLRALARKTGFPVTSTLMGLGAFPSPDPQFLGMLGMHGAVEANMATHGCDLLIALGVRFDDRVTGRVDAFSPNSFKVHADIDPSQIDKIIPVDVRLEGDVGETLEALLAAWGETEAPDLTQWWNQIASWRSVDGFGFTQDMTPEAVIRPQYAIQRLYELVQESGRDTFVSTEVGQHQMWAAQHFQFDKPNRWLTSGGLGTMGYGLPAAVGAQVAHPDALVIDIAGEASTLMNIQELGTIAQYRLPVKIFILNNRYMGMVRQWQELLHGSRYSQSYSEALPDFVKLAESFHGTGMRARNVGELDKVIRDMLAHDGPVIADICVAEGENCYPMIPSGAAHNQMLLGPDQDSAAAGLTEEGMMLV
- the ilvC gene encoding ketol-acid reductoisomerase, producing MRVYYDRDADLNLIKSKKVAIIGYGSQGHAHANNLRDSGVSDLVIGLRPTSSAVKKAEGAGFKVMGPSEAAAWADVVMVLTPDEGQGALYKDHLEANLKQGAALAFAHGLSIHFRIIEARPDLDVFLIAPKGPGHTVRSEYQKGGGVPSLVAVAQNASGQALDIALSYASANGGGRAGIIETSFKEEVETDLFGEQAVLCGGAVELIRAGFETLVEAGYAPEMAYFECLHELKLIVDLLYEGGISNMNYSISNTAEYGEYVTGPRIITPETKAEMKRVLTDIQDGTFVRNFILENQSGGVGFKAIRARNDAHQIEETGAKLRAMMPWIAKSKLVDKERN